The sulfur-oxidizing endosymbiont of Gigantopelta aegis genomic interval TGTACGTGATTTCAACTTGCCAGCAATGGGAATAAAAATAACTGTGGCCAATAATGAACCATAAAATGTGGTCAGTAAGGCCACTGCCATTGACGGGCCAATGGTTGAGGGATCATCAAGCGTACTCAACATTTGAATAAGACCGATCAAGGTGCCTAACATGCCAAACGCAGGAGCATAAGTGGCCATTTTTTTAAACACATCCTGAACATTGAAATGTCGTGCTTTCATGGAATTAATCTCCGTGCGTAGGACATGACGAATCATTTGTTCATCGGAGGCATCAGCAATTAAATTGCAGGCACGTTTTAAAAAAGGTGAATTGGTTTTAACTTCCGACAGAGCCAGCAAACCTTTTCTACGACTGAGTTGTGTGAGTTGCAACATGGTTTGAATCAATTGCTCAGGCCGTTGTTTGTTGGTGCCAAAAACAAAGGCCGCACTTTTAAAGGCAGTAATAATATCTTTAAGAGGAAAGGTCAGTAAGGTGGCAGCAATCGTGCCACCAAAAACAATCATCATACCCGGCACATTGATGAAGGTTGAGGCATTGCCACCGAGTAATATGGCAGAAACAATCAATGCAAACCCCGAAATAATACCAATTAGTGAAGCAAAATCCATAGCAATGAGTGCCTAAAATGTGTGAGACCGAGGGCGTTGAGATGCTTTAATTGTAGACCAGATAAATGGATAGGCAAGGTGGGGATAAAGGGAGAGGTTCTTCGCTCATTTTTATTGACTTATCAGCAAGTAACACCTATAAATTAACAGTAGTACAAATTCCCCTGTGCCATGATAGATCTTTGTAAATTAAAGGAATTGTTGTTAATGAGTTTGAAGTTTTGGAATTTTAACTATTGGAAGTTGAACTATCGTTGTTTAAGATTATCACTTTTTTTGACCAGTTATTTAATAATAAGTATGGCACATGCAGACAGTATACAAGCTGATCGACCTGGGTTCAGCACGGGTACCTATACCGTAGCGCCGGGCTATAGTCATATTGAAGTTGGCTTACAATATGATAAGGGCAATAATATTGGTGAGCGAGGCAGTTATACCGCACCCTTATTAAACTATAGAATGGGGCTGACGGATGAAACCGAGCTTAATCTTCTATGGGATGGTTGGAATAAAAGCAATGGTGATTCTTCTTTGACCAATGGTGACTTAATGCTGGGCTTGAAACAACGCATCGTGACCAATGAAGACTATAATATATCCTGGTTGGGCTTTGTTACGTTGCCTACAGGCACTCGAAGTAATGCTCAGCATTTTTCCCCGTTTATTGGTTTACTCTGGGATCGTACCATTACAGATAATATTTCTTTATTTGGCACTTTACAATTGGTCTCTTATGTTGAATCCAGAGACCGAAAAAACCAATTTCAGCCAGCGATAGGCTTGTCCTATCAGCATACTGATAAATTGGGTAGCTATGTAGAAATATACAGTGATATTGCTATGAATACGAGTGTTGCACCGGCGAGCGTGTTTGATGCAGGACTTACTTATTTGTTAACGGATTCAATACAGGTCGATTTTAATTTTGGCCTAGCAACGGATCGTCGCTCATCTGATTTTGCAGGCTTTGGTTTTGCCATACGTTTCTAGGTTAATGGCTGTGTCAAACTTCACCCATAATATTCATCGTAAATTGTTTACTCAATAATCTATTAAGGTAAAAGTATCAATCAGTCATGAGCTTAAGTAATAAAATAAATTATATACAACAAGCATGGAATGATTTGCGTATTGGTGCACGCCTGACAATCGGTGTGAGCACCATCTTATTTCTCACCGTTGTTGTTGGTCTAGTGGGTTGGGTCACGCTGGAATCTCAGTCTCGCTCACAAATTTTAGCCAATCAGGCGATTGATTTAGTCAGTGCATTACGTGCTGCACGTCAGGACGAAAAAAACTATATGCTCAGTGGTGATGCCATCCATATTAAAGAAACGCTGGAAGGCATAGAAAATATCCGAAAAAATGCTGAAAGACTCAAGTCTGACTTAGAAAAAGAATTACATGCGATGCTGAATGATTTATTAGCTGAGCGGGATAACTATCAAACTGAATTTGAAAATTTTGTTGAATTGAATTATAAAAAATCGCTCAGCTTAAAAGAGATGGTAAGTCAGGGACGAGAACTGGAAAATACGGCGGTTATCTTACGTGATGATCAGAAAAAAGAATTGCAGCGTCTGGAAACTTTGGCCGTTACCTCATCCGATGAACGCCAGGAAAAAAGAGAAAAAGCGGATGATGCTAATCGCATGATTAAGCTGATGGGTGAAGCACGACAACAAGAGAAAAATTTCCTGCTACGCAATAATCCGCGTTATGCCGATGATACAGAAAACCTGGTCGATAAACTCATTATTCAGGCTAATTCCACTAAATCTCGCTTTGAAGATGTAGAAAATCAACGTTTGGCACAACAAATTATTGATGCTGCCGAGCAATATAAAAAGGATCTAAAAGCCGTTGTTGAGGGTGAAAAAGAAAATACTCAGGCATTAGCAACCATTATTATTTTGGGTCGTTTAGTGGAAGATCACTCGGTTAAACTCCGTGAAGATCAAAAACAAGAACTCTTAAAATTAGAACAGCAAACGACTGACACAGGGAAGCAGCGACTGGATAAACGTGAGAAGGCCGATCTGGCCAATCGTATCATTAAACTCATGGGAGAGGCGCGGCAACAGGAAAAAAACTTTTTACTGCGTAAGGAACAATCTTATGCTGAAGTCACTTATGACTTGGTCAGAGAAATGATCAAACAGGCGGTTGATTTACGGCAGCGTTTTCAGGACAAACAAAATAAAAAATTAGTCAATCAAGTCATTGAAGCTGCAAAACAGTATTTGGATGAATTTAACAAGATTGTTAAGATAACCAACGCCAATGTCTTAGCTCAGGATTCAATGGCATCATTGGGGCGTAAAGTGGAAGATCGTTCATCTCAATTGAGGGATGATCAGAAACAAGAACTACAGCGCCTGGAGCGCATTTCAACACGTTCTTCTAAGCAACGGCTGGATAAACGCATCAAGGCGGATACGGCGAATCGTATTATTAAGCTAATGGGCGAAGCCAGACAACAGGAAAAAAACTTTCTATTACGTAAGGAGCAAGCTTATGTTGAACAAACCCGCACCTTGGTGAATCAGGCAGTACGTCAGGCACAATTATTACGCGAACGATTTCAGGATAAGCAAAACCGTGAATTAGCGGATAAAATTATTAGCGCTGCACAAAGTTATTCACAAGAATTTGAAGATGTTGTGGTGGCTGAAAATGAGCAGGTGCAACAGCAAGCACGTATGGTGAATGCCGCTCGTGAGATTGAGCAATGGGCAGGTCAAATTCGTCATAAAACACAATTGTCTGCGGATAATGCTAAAGAAACCGCTGTCGTTATCATTCTATTGACCTTAGCTCTGGCGTTAATTCTAGGGGTTGCTGCGGCGGTTATATTGACCAATAGTATTTCCAAGCCTATTCAGGAACTTGTTGAGGTCATTAACCGACTGGCACGCGAAGATAATGTGGATGTACCCTTGGTGATGAATCAGGACGAAATTGGTAAAATTGCCCGCGCAATTTCAAACTTTAAAGAAGTTATTCTACGGCGTAAAGAAAAAACCGAGGCACAGCTCATTCAAGCTGAGAAAATGGCCGCATTGGGCGATTTGGTTGCCGGTGTGGCTCATGAAATTAATACGCCAATAGGTATTGCCGTGACGGGTAGTACACACTTGCAAGATCAAATCACCTTATTAGAGCAAAGCTTTGATCAGGGCAAACTGACAAAATCAGAATTTAAAGACTTTGTCGATAATGCGATGCCAACAGCAGCAACGATACAAAATAATTTGGAGCGAGCCTCTGCCTTAATCAAAAGTTTCAAGCAAGTGGCCGTTGATCAATCCAGTCAGGAATTAAGAATCATAAAAATAGCCGATTATATTAATAATGTGTTAGTCAGTTTACACCCTAAGATCAAACAAACTAAACATCAGATTTTAGTTGAAGGCGATCAACAATTGATGATTGAAACAGTGCCGGGTGCACTGTCACAAGTGATCACTAATTTGGTTATGAACTCCTTAACACATGGTTATGAGACTGACTCAGAGTCTGGCATTATAAAAATTAATATCGCATCTGAAAATAAAGATGTCATTATAACGTATAGTGATGATGGGAAAGGCATGAGTGATGAAACGGCAAAACGTATTTATGAACCCTTTTTTACGACTAAGCGTGGTACCGGTGGTAGTGGTCTGGGACTGAGTATTATTTTCAATTTGGTCACACAAACATTAGGTGGTGTTATTCATTGCTCCACAAAATATGAGCAGGGTGTAAGCTTTGAGATACGCTTTCCAATCAAAAAAGAAATGGATAACATAAATGATTGAAGATGATGATCTGTTATTTAATGACGATGATGATGAGACAAATGTGAATGATAAGACATCATTAAAGAGTGATTTGCAAGCCTGGAAATTACTCATTGTTGATGATGATCCTGAAGTACATCAAATTACCAAATTATCTTTAGTTAATTTCAAATTTGAAAATAGAGGTTTGGAATTTTTGCAGGCATATAGTGCTGAAGAAGCTTTAAAAATTATTCAGTCAACGCCTGACATTGCACTCACATTACTGGATGTGGTAATGGAAACAGAACATGCTGGCCTAGAGTTAGTCGAAAAAATCCGTACACAACTGAACAATAATCGCATTCGAATTATTCTCAGAACCGGGCAACCGGGGGTGGCGCCGGAAAGAGATATCATTGTTCATTATGATATTAATGATTATGCAGAAAAAGCCGAATTATCAGCCCAAAAATTATTTACCTTAGTTGTCGCTAGCTTACGTGCTTATCGAGATATCGTAAAATTAGAAGATAGTCGGGCTGAGCTAGTGGAAGCTAATTTACGTTTATCAAAAGAGCGTGAACGCATACAAGTAACCCTGGATTCAATTGGTGATGGGGTAATGACGACTGATGCACAAGGTTTGATCACCCATCTTAATCCAGTGGCAGAAAAATTGACCGGCTGGAGTCTACAAGATGCTTGCGGACTGGATGTTAAAAACGTTTTTCCTATTGTTGATGCCTCCAGTGGCGAGACGATTTCAAACCCCATTGACAAAGTCATTGCCACGGGCGAAACCGTCTATTTGAGTAATCATACCACACTGATTTCCAGAACCGGGAAGCAATTTCAGATTGCAGATTCGGCAGCGCCTATTAGAGGTGCAGACCAGCAGATTGTGGGTATGGTGCTGACCTTTAATGATGTGACAGAGCAATACAGTCTGCGCGAAGCGGCTAAACAGAGCTAACATCATCTGCAAATGATTATGGATCATACTCCCGCTATTATTTATGCCAAAGATATTCAAGGTCACTATCTTTTTGTAAATCAGAAGTTCAAGTCGTTTTTTGAACTCACGACAGAGGAAGTCATTGGTAATACGGATTTTGATATTTTCCCTGCTGAAATTGCCACAGCATTCCGCAAAAACGACCAGCTTGTTTGGGAGTCAGGAAAGGCCTTGGAAGCTGAAGAAAGCGCACCTTATAAGGATGAAATCCGACATTATTTATCGGTTAAATTTCCTATTTTAGATGCTGCTGGCATGGCCTATGCGATGTGTGGTATTTCAACGGATATCAGTGAGCACAAGAAACAGGAAGAACAATTGCGCCGAAGCCAAAAAATGGAGGCCATCGGTCAACTCACCGGTGGTATTGCACATGATTTTAATAATCAACTGGGTGTGGTGCTCGGTTACTTAGATTTTATCAATGACTCCGTTGAAGATGATAAAAAACTGCAAAAATGGATTGGTACAGCCACCAAAGCTGCATTACGCTGCACTGATCTAACGCGCCAGTTATTGTCTTTTTCACGCACCCAAGCGAATGAAAAAACCGTAGTCGATATTAACTCTAAATTAGAAGAGTTAAAAAATATGTTGGCCCGTTCTATCACGCCTGCAATTGTAATCCAATATTTTTTAGCGGATGACCTCTGGCTAACAGAAACGGATGGCGGAGAGTTTCAAGACGCTATTTTAAACTTGGTTATTAACGCCCGAGATGCGATGCCTAATGGTGGTAAGTTATTAATTGAAAGCAGTAATAAAACAATTGATAGTGATTGTACGCACATTAATTCGACAGCGACTGCGGGTGATTATGTTCAAATTATGCTCAGTGATACCGGAATGGGCATGGATAAAGCCACTCAGGAGCGTATTTTTGAACCATTTTATACCACCAAGCCTAAAGGGGAAGGTACGGGCTTAGGGATGGCGATGGTGTATGGTTTTGTGAAACGCTATGGTGGTTTTTTTCAAATCTATTCGGAAGTCGATGTGGGTACAACAATGCGCTTGTATTTACCGCGTACGCTTTCGGAGCAGGAAAATGCTGTTTTACCTGAAAAGAAAGGCGTTATTCCATCCGGTTCAGAAACGGTTTTAATTGTTGATGATGAAGTAGATTTATTAAATTTAGCCGACACTTATCTCTCTGCTTTAGGTTACCAAACTTTTTTGGCTGAAAATGCCCAACAGGCGATGGCAATCATGGCAAAACAGCCGAATATTGATGTGTTATTCAGTGATGTGGTGATGCCGGGTGGTGTTAATGGTTACGAGTTAGCCGAGCAAGCCATAGAAAAATATCCACATATTAAAGTGCTGCTGACTTCGGGCTTCACTTCGAACACCATCGCTCAAAATGGGCAGCAACGCTTTACAAGACAATTATTAACGAAACCCTACCGAAAAATAGAATTGGCTCGGGCGTTACGCAAAGTGATAGCAAAATCGGTTTAATGAACACTGGATACCTTGTAAGATGTGTTTGAGTGACAAAGCGCAGCAATATTTTTTTTATTTTCTAGAATTATCCCTCCAATCAAGTAGAATACAGCTCTCATTCTTATTAGTGGAACTCTTATGGATAAATTTAGCCTCATTATTGTTATTGGCGTTATCGCCCTGACCGCCTATTATTTTATGTCAAATAAAAATAACGGCAAAACTGCTGTAGAAAATACCCGCCTGGGGGCAGAATATTTGGCTACAAACAAAGTCAAAGAAGGCGTTGTAGAAACAGCATCAGGCTTGCAATATCAGGTGCTGACTCAAGGCAGTGGGACACAGCATCCTAGCGCGAAAGCAACGGTTAAGGTGCATTATCATGGCACTCTAATGGACGGTAAAGTTTTTGATAGCTCGGTGGATCGTGGTGAGCCTATTAGTTTCTTGATTACCCACAAAGCTCCGCCATATTTCGATAATTATACTATAATTATACTATAATTAAAGTATAGATTATGTGTGGAGTAGAATGATGTCAAAAAATAAAATTCAGTTTCAAGAAGGTTATAGTTTATTTGAGCTTTTTATCGATTATGGCACTGACAAACAGTGCCGACAAGCCTTATTTAAATGGAAATTTCCTGATGGATTTGTTTGCCCAGAGTGTGGCAATAAGACTTATTGCACTCTAGAACATCGCCATCTTTATCAGTGCCACCATTGTCATCATCAGACATCAGCAACCTGTGGGACAATATTTGATAGTACCAAACTGCCTTTATCTAAGTGGTTTTTAGCGATTCATCTTATGACTCAATTGAAGACAGCGGTTTCAGCATTAGAATTAAAGACAGCTTAAGGTAAGCTACAATACAGCCTGGAGTATGAAACAAAAGATCATGCAGGTTATGAAAGAACGTGATGACAGTAAATCCTTTATCAGGCATCATTCAAATTGATGATGCCTACTGGGGTGGTGAGCACAGAGGCGGCTCCAGAGGTCGTGGTTCAGAAAATAAAACACCGTTCGTTGCAGCCGTTTCTACTAATGAAGATGGACACCCGATTGCAATGAATTTAAATGTGCTTAAAGGGTTTAAATCCAGTGAAATAAAACGATGGGCACAAACTCATTTAACACCTGGAAGTACTGTTTACTCAGATGGGTTAAATTGTTTTCCTGCGGTTAAAGAAGCTGACTGTAAGCATGTTCCAATCGTCACGGGTGGTGGTGCGGCAAGTGTTGATAAAATTGAGTTTATCTGGGTTAACACTATGATAGGTAATATTAAAAAACTCTATGAAGGGAAGCTATCATTCCATTAACTCAAAACATTTACCTCGGTATCTTGCTGAATTTTGTTATCGGTTTAATAGACGCTTTAACTTAAAAAGACATGATGCCAAGGTTTTTATGCGTGGCGATGAAAACGCCACCTATGAATGGAAAGCTCCTAAAAATGGCGGAGCTTTATGGGTAATCAAGATTAGTTTTGCATTAAATCAGGTTATTCCCGGTTGGACTGAAGGACTGCAATTAATGGTTGTCGGTGAAAAGACCCGTTTTTTTATTCCGGCTAAACTCGCCTATGGCAATCGAGCTATGGGCGCCATTGCCCCTGGCTCGACATTGATCTTTGATGTGGAACTCTTAGGTGTTACAGAATAGTATCATGAGTATAAGGCGATGCTAAAAATACTCTGTTTTGGTGATAGCATTACCCTTGGTGAATTAGACCTTGAGTGGGGTGGCTGGGCTGATCGTTTAAAGAGGCACTTTTTTGCCCAATTTTCAGCACAACAAACACAAGACATTGGCCTATATAATCTGGGCATTGCCGGAGAAAATACCGATGGCTTAGTTTATCGATTTGAAACAGAGCTCAAAGCACGTCATATCAATGGTCAACAATTGATTATTTTATTCGCCTATGGTGCAAATGATATTGTCATTCATAAAGATAAAAATATTGTTCCGGAAGCTTATTTTATCAGGAATTTAAAACACTGTATTGAAATAGCTCAAGGTGTTAATGCCGAGATAGTATTATTAGGTGTTTTGCCAATCTCTGACCGCATTGAAGGTCAAGTAAATCAGCATGGCAAGTTGCGTTTTGATAGTGACATACAAAAATATAATGTCATTTTAAACACGCTTGCTCAAAAAATGCATTGCCAATTTATTGATTTATACTCGATTTTTTCGGAAGCTGGCAATAAAGAAAAGTACCTTTCCAGCGATGGATTGCATCCCAATGCTAAGGGACATGAATTGCTCTACAAAAATATAAAGCAACAACTCGAAGCATTAGTTCTTTAACAGGTAAAATTTGTAGGGTGGGCACTGCCCACCAATTGCGGTCAATGAATACTGCTGATGGACAGCTCCCTACGTTCTATTTTTTTTATTTAGCCTTATTTTATTGACTCTTTAGCCTGTCAGTATCAAACTGAACCACGTAAATGCTTCACTTGAGCGATTATAATGGATTAAAGTGAAATATCGCTTATTTATATTGACAACTCAATGGGATTAATTTGAGAAACACACGTATTTTAACATTGGGCATCATTGTATTGGTGTTTATGGTCGCTTTTATCGTCAGTGTATGGAATCCATTTACACCTCGTATAATGAGCCCCAAAGACCAACCAACAGCATGTTGGCAACCGGATTCCCCTATTGCACAGTTTGATCCAAAGACTGCGGTCTATTCTGATTTTCTGCCGATCAATGATGGTATTGATGCACTTTCCTGGCGCTTGGCTCTTATTGAATCGGCTCAAGAGCGTATCGATGTGCAATATTTTATGTGGCACATGGATGAGGTGGGTTTACTGATACTGGAACGCTTATTGAGTGCAGCCGATCGGGGCGTCAAGGTGCGGATCTTATTGGATGATCTCATGGGAGGGCTGGATCGTGAATGGCTTTTGGCCAGTGCCCATGAAAATGTAGAAGTACGATTATTTAATCCTTTTAGAACCCGTGATGATAATTGGTTGGCGAGAGGACCCGAGTGGCTGATTAATATTTCACGCTTAAATCGCCGCATGCATAATAAGTTATTTCTGGTAGATCAGAAAATCGGCATTATGGGCGGTCGAAATATTTCTAATGAATATTTTGGTCTTGGGAGTCATCTTGATTTCCGTGATTTTGATTTGCTGGTATCAGGTCCGGTGTCTTATCAATTGGATGAGAGTTTCGAAACCTTCTGGCATAGCACTTGGACTTATGCACCGAAAAAAATTACCGAACAAAGAAAAAACCAGAACGATCTTGATGTTTTTCGTGAGACAACACGGCAGTGGTTATCAAAGGCAGAGAAGATAGCTTATTTGCAAGACCTAGGCTATAACTGGGAAGATAAATTGACTGAGGCTCGTAAGCGGTTTATACACGCCAGTGCCAAGGTGATTTATGACTGTCCACCGGGGACAAAATCGGACAAGCCAGTGCAAAGGGTGATTGTTAGCTTTCGTGATTTATTGCATGTAACGGACAAAAAAATATTATTGGTATCACCCTATGTGGTACTGCCAGACAGTATACGTGAACATTTGTTTGACGCAATGGAACGGAATGTGACAGTTCAGTTACTGACTAATTCTCTTGCCGCCGCCGATCAAAATATTACTTTTAGTGCCTATGCAAAAAGTCGCAATACATTGCTCAGTAATGGTATAAATATTTATGAAATGAAGGCAAATGGGGAGCATTGGGATAATTATCGTACGCCATTGTCATCCGGTGAATACCTCAGTGTACATGCTAAAATTGTTCTTCTGGATGATGATAAAGTGATGGTGGGTTCGCCTAATCTTGATCCACGTTCGAAGCTTTTGAATTCGGAAATAGCCTTGTTGATCCGTAGCAAAGAACTTTCGCAACGGATTTCGCAACTTTTTAAGCGTGATCTTCAAGCCGAAAATAGTTGGCAAGTCCGCTTAGATGATGCCGGTAAAATGTATTGGGAAGCGGGTGATGAAAAGTACTATAAAGAGCCTGCTCGTTCAACGCTACAACGACTACAGGTGTTCTTTTTCTCGTTATTTCCGATTGATGATCAGCTTTGATTAGTCATTTTTTTTGGTGTTTTTTTCTTCAATCCACTTGCTCATAAAATACTGGCTACGATAAAGATTATGACGTAATATTTGGCCATAAAAATTATTTTTTCGATGTGCTGATAAATTATTCATTAATTGTTTGATGGTGTTTATAAAGGCGAGCGTATGTTGTGATTCATTGAATTGTTGCTTAATAATTTGCTCACCATGCTGCTGACTTACTTGCCAAAGTGTTTTATCTTGATAGAGTTGAATGGCACTTTGGGCAATTTCCTCAGGTGTTTCGGCAATGAGTCCACCCCACGATGAAGGCTCATTGTTTTTGCTCTCATTTAGCGCCATTCCTTCCTGACCAATGGCGGTACTGATACAAGGTGTACCTGATAACCAACCATCCGCTATTTTACCTTTGATGCCTGCACCAAAGCGCAAGGGTGCTAAATTAACGCGGTATTGGCCTAGAGTTACAAGAGCATCGTCTGCTCGACCTTTAATAAAGAATCCCTTTTCGGGCTGGTGTAATTGCCAGACTTTTTCTGATGGGTAAGCACCATAAACATGTAGTTCTGCTTGTGGTAGTTGTTTTCTAATGAGTGGCCAGATAGATTGATAGCACCATAAGACGGCATCCCAATTGGGTGGGTGTAGAAAATTGCCTATCATGACAAAATGCTCACGGCTGTTATATGGCTGATGGCTGTTATAAGAATTTTTATGAATAATATGATGCTTGTTTTCTAATGTCAGCATAAAGGGACAATAGAGTAAAATTTCCGCTGCTATGTTAAATTGCTCCGTCAGCAATTGCATTTCATAGCTGGAAATAATCAAACTGAGATCACAACGTAAAATAGCCCCTATTTCACGCACACAGTCATCACTGTATAAATCCAGTTCTTGCTTACTTTGTAAGGCTTTTTGTCGGGCTCTACGCAGAAAGTGCAAGTCCTGAGTGTCGAGGATATTAATGGCTGCTGGAAAATGCGCCTGTACCCGGGGAGCAAATTGTTCTTCGGTGATAAAGCGATCATAAATAACAATGTCGGGTTGGATCGTTAGAATGAAATCATCAAAGGAACTGTCATTGAGTTTGATTGCCTGACTGGTAATATTCAGTTGCTCTAAGTTCGCACAATACTCAGTTTTATCGGCGGCACTGCTAAAATAAATTTGCCAATTGGATTCACTTTGTAGGGCTTTTAACAAGGCTAAAGTCCGATAACCAGCTGCAGAAGAACTGGGTTCAGGCCATAGATGACCAATGAAGAGAATTGTTTGTTTGCTCATTAGTTAGTATTCATCCGTTTATTCTAAAATTATTTGATAATTGCGACCGTAGGGTGGGCATGGCTTTATCTGCCCACGCTGACTCAAGCGCTTATTATGTACACTTTCAGCGTGGGCACAAAAAGCGTGCCCACCCTACGGTTCTTTATATAAAAAAACCTATTTACGGATGGATACTAGTTAGCTTTTGCTATCAATCGGAATAATACCTTCTAAATGCGTGGCGATAATGGCCTTAGCCTGCTTGATAAAGGCAATAAAATAAGCTTGTTCCCGATCTTCCTTGCGGATAGCCGCATATAAGATGCCCCAACAACCCTTTTCTCCCAGCG includes:
- a CDS encoding SGNH/GDSL hydrolase family protein codes for the protein MLKILCFGDSITLGELDLEWGGWADRLKRHFFAQFSAQQTQDIGLYNLGIAGENTDGLVYRFETELKARHINGQQLIILFAYGANDIVIHKDKNIVPEAYFIRNLKHCIEIAQGVNAEIVLLGVLPISDRIEGQVNQHGKLRFDSDIQKYNVILNTLAQKMHCQFIDLYSIFSEAGNKEKYLSSDGLHPNAKGHELLYKNIKQQLEALVL
- a CDS encoding transporter; amino-acid sequence: MAHADSIQADRPGFSTGTYTVAPGYSHIEVGLQYDKGNNIGERGSYTAPLLNYRMGLTDETELNLLWDGWNKSNGDSSLTNGDLMLGLKQRIVTNEDYNISWLGFVTLPTGTRSNAQHFSPFIGLLWDRTITDNISLFGTLQLVSYVESRDRKNQFQPAIGLSYQHTDKLGSYVEIYSDIAMNTSVAPASVFDAGLTYLLTDSIQVDFNFGLATDRRSSDFAGFGFAIRF
- a CDS encoding ATP-binding protein — protein: MSLSNKINYIQQAWNDLRIGARLTIGVSTILFLTVVVGLVGWVTLESQSRSQILANQAIDLVSALRAARQDEKNYMLSGDAIHIKETLEGIENIRKNAERLKSDLEKELHAMLNDLLAERDNYQTEFENFVELNYKKSLSLKEMVSQGRELENTAVILRDDQKKELQRLETLAVTSSDERQEKREKADDANRMIKLMGEARQQEKNFLLRNNPRYADDTENLVDKLIIQANSTKSRFEDVENQRLAQQIIDAAEQYKKDLKAVVEGEKENTQALATIIILGRLVEDHSVKLREDQKQELLKLEQQTTDTGKQRLDKREKADLANRIIKLMGEARQQEKNFLLRKEQSYAEVTYDLVREMIKQAVDLRQRFQDKQNKKLVNQVIEAAKQYLDEFNKIVKITNANVLAQDSMASLGRKVEDRSSQLRDDQKQELQRLERISTRSSKQRLDKRIKADTANRIIKLMGEARQQEKNFLLRKEQAYVEQTRTLVNQAVRQAQLLRERFQDKQNRELADKIISAAQSYSQEFEDVVVAENEQVQQQARMVNAAREIEQWAGQIRHKTQLSADNAKETAVVIILLTLALALILGVAAAVILTNSISKPIQELVEVINRLAREDNVDVPLVMNQDEIGKIARAISNFKEVILRRKEKTEAQLIQAEKMAALGDLVAGVAHEINTPIGIAVTGSTHLQDQITLLEQSFDQGKLTKSEFKDFVDNAMPTAATIQNNLERASALIKSFKQVAVDQSSQELRIIKIADYINNVLVSLHPKIKQTKHQILVEGDQQLMIETVPGALSQVITNLVMNSLTHGYETDSESGIIKINIASENKDVIITYSDDGKGMSDETAKRIYEPFFTTKRGTGGSGLGLSIIFNLVTQTLGGVIHCSTKYEQGVSFEIRFPIKKEMDNIND
- a CDS encoding ATP-binding protein; its protein translation is MIMDHTPAIIYAKDIQGHYLFVNQKFKSFFELTTEEVIGNTDFDIFPAEIATAFRKNDQLVWESGKALEAEESAPYKDEIRHYLSVKFPILDAAGMAYAMCGISTDISEHKKQEEQLRRSQKMEAIGQLTGGIAHDFNNQLGVVLGYLDFINDSVEDDKKLQKWIGTATKAALRCTDLTRQLLSFSRTQANEKTVVDINSKLEELKNMLARSITPAIVIQYFLADDLWLTETDGGEFQDAILNLVINARDAMPNGGKLLIESSNKTIDSDCTHINSTATAGDYVQIMLSDTGMGMDKATQERIFEPFYTTKPKGEGTGLGMAMVYGFVKRYGGFFQIYSEVDVGTTMRLYLPRTLSEQENAVLPEKKGVIPSGSETVLIVDDEVDLLNLADTYLSALGYQTFLAENAQQAMAIMAKQPNIDVLFSDVVMPGGVNGYELAEQAIEKYPHIKVLLTSGFTSNTIAQNGQQRFTRQLLTKPYRKIELARALRKVIAKSV
- a CDS encoding response regulator; translated protein: MIEDDDLLFNDDDDETNVNDKTSLKSDLQAWKLLIVDDDPEVHQITKLSLVNFKFENRGLEFLQAYSAEEALKIIQSTPDIALTLLDVVMETEHAGLELVEKIRTQLNNNRIRIILRTGQPGVAPERDIIVHYDINDYAEKAELSAQKLFTLVVASLRAYRDIVKLEDSRAELVEANLRLSKERERIQVTLDSIGDGVMTTDAQGLITHLNPVAEKLTGWSLQDACGLDVKNVFPIVDASSGETISNPIDKVIATGETVYLSNHTTLISRTGKQFQIADSAAPIRGADQQIVGMVLTFNDVTEQYSLREAAKQS
- a CDS encoding motility protein A; the encoded protein is MDFASLIGIISGFALIVSAILLGGNASTFINVPGMMIVFGGTIAATLLTFPLKDIITAFKSAAFVFGTNKQRPEQLIQTMLQLTQLSRRKGLLALSEVKTNSPFLKRACNLIADASDEQMIRHVLRTEINSMKARHFNVQDVFKKMATYAPAFGMLGTLIGLIQMLSTLDDPSTIGPSMAVALLTTFYGSLLATVIFIPIAGKLKSRT
- a CDS encoding phospholipase D-like domain-containing protein, which codes for MRNTRILTLGIIVLVFMVAFIVSVWNPFTPRIMSPKDQPTACWQPDSPIAQFDPKTAVYSDFLPINDGIDALSWRLALIESAQERIDVQYFMWHMDEVGLLILERLLSAADRGVKVRILLDDLMGGLDREWLLASAHENVEVRLFNPFRTRDDNWLARGPEWLINISRLNRRMHNKLFLVDQKIGIMGGRNISNEYFGLGSHLDFRDFDLLVSGPVSYQLDESFETFWHSTWTYAPKKITEQRKNQNDLDVFRETTRQWLSKAEKIAYLQDLGYNWEDKLTEARKRFIHASAKVIYDCPPGTKSDKPVQRVIVSFRDLLHVTDKKILLVSPYVVLPDSIREHLFDAMERNVTVQLLTNSLAAADQNITFSAYAKSRNTLLSNGINIYEMKANGEHWDNYRTPLSSGEYLSVHAKIVLLDDDKVMVGSPNLDPRSKLLNSEIALLIRSKELSQRISQLFKRDLQAENSWQVRLDDAGKMYWEAGDEKYYKEPARSTLQRLQVFFFSLFPIDDQL